The following are encoded together in the Brassica napus cultivar Da-Ae chromosome A9, Da-Ae, whole genome shotgun sequence genome:
- the LOC106365988 gene encoding D-ribulose kinase isoform X1 gives MELGEESNQPQIHTQKGGNESHIESERVRKMLMLRQVQISSFKLFQSPKQPGCCSSRSVTLPRTRLYRNRSGLRAMGGNGLEKLYLGMDFGTSGARFTVIDEQGVIRAEGKREYPPFMREESMDWVSSWKATLFSLLEDIPITLPSLVSSISLDGTSATTLILNSESGEVLCQPFLYNQSCPDALPEVKSIAPANHTVCSGSSTLCKLVSWWNLKLPNRESAVLLHQADWLLWLLHGRLGVSDYNNALKVGYDPESESYPSWLISQPYSQLLPVVQAPGTSIGNLKDSIRRQFGFPDDCIVCTGTTDSIAAFLAARATEPGKAVTSLGSTLAIKLLSTKRVDDARYGVYSHRLDDKWLVGGASNTGGAILRQLFSDEQLERLSREINPTVASPLDYYPLKSSGERFPIADPNLAPRLLPRPNSDVEYLHGILESIARIEGKGYKLLKEMGATEAEEVLTAGGGAKNDKWIKIRERVLGLPVSKAVHTEASYGASLLALKGAKQKRGL, from the exons ATGGAGTTGGGAGAAGAAAGCAATCAGCCTCAGATACACACACAAAAAGGAGGAAACGAGAGCCACATAGAGAGTGAGAGAGTGAGAAAAATGCTGATGCTTCGTCAAGTTCAGATCTCTTCGTTTAAGCTCTTCCAGTCTCCGAAACAACCAG GGTGTTGTAGCTCAAGGAGTGTCACTCTACCGAGAACTAGGTTATACAGGAATCGATCTGGTTTGAGAGCTATGGGTGGCAATGGATTAGAGAAACTGTATCTGGGAATGGATTTTGGTACTTCAGGTGCTCGTTTTACAGTCATTGATGAACAAGGAGTGATTAGAGCTGAAGGCAAAAGAGAGTATCCTCCTTTCATG AGGGAAGAAAGCATGGATTGGGTTAGCTCATGGAAAGCAACTCTCTTTTCCTTGCTTGAAGACATTCCCATTACTCTTCCTTCCCTCGTCTCTTCCATTTCCCTTGATGGGACTTCTGCAACTACTCTCATCTTAAACAG TGAGAGTGGAGAAGTTCTGTGTCAGCCTTTTCTCTACAACCAGAGCTGCCCTGATGCTCTGCCCGAGGTTAAGTCTATAGCGCCAGCGAACCACACTGTCTGCTCTGGCTCCTCCACCTTGTGCAAGCTCGTCTCTTGGTGGAATCTTAAGCTTCCCAACAGAGAATCAGCGGTATTGCTGCATCAGGCTGATTGGTTGCTGTGGTTACTTCATGGTAGACTTGGAGTGTCAGATTACAATAATGCCTTGAAG GTGGGCTATGATCCTGAGAGTGAATCATATCCATCATGGTTGATAAGTCAGCCTTATTCTCAGTTATTACCTGTGGTGCAAGCTCCTGGAACGTCAATAGGCAATCTGAAAGATAGCATTAGAAGGCAATTCG GATTTCCTGATGATTGCATTGTCTGCACCGGTACTACTGATAGCATAGCTGCATTTCTTGCAGCACGCGCAACTGAACCTGGGAAAGCT GTAACTTCATTGGGCTCGACCTTAGCCATCAAACTTCTGAGCACCAAAAGGGTGGATGATGCGAGGTATGGAGTCTACAGCCATCGCCTGGATGACAAATGGTTGGTAGGAGGAGCCTCCAACACTGGTGGAGCTATTCTCAGACAGCTATTCAGTGACGAACAGTTAGAGAGACTGAGCCGAGAAATCAATCCTACGGTTGCATCTCCTCTAGACTACTATCCTCTGAAAAGCAGCGGCGAAAGATTTCCTATAGCTGACCCTAACTTGGCTCCCAG ATTACTTCCGCGCCCAAATAGCGATGTTGAATACTTGCATGGTATCTTGGAATCAATCGCACGTATTGAG GGGAAAGGCTACAAGTTGTTGAAAGAGATGGGAGCAACGGAGGCGGAGGAAGTGTTGACAGCAGGAGGTGGAGCCAAGAACGACAAGTGGATAAAGATAAGGGAGCGAGTTCTTGGTTTGCCTGTGAGCAAAGCTGTCCACACGGAAGCTTCCTATGGAGCCTCTCTTCTTGCGTTGAAGGGTGCCAAACAGAAGAGGGGATTGTGA
- the LOC106365988 gene encoding D-ribulose kinase isoform X2 — protein sequence MDWVSSWKATLFSLLEDIPITLPSLVSSISLDGTSATTLILNSESGEVLCQPFLYNQSCPDALPEVKSIAPANHTVCSGSSTLCKLVSWWNLKLPNRESAVLLHQADWLLWLLHGRLGVSDYNNALKVGYDPESESYPSWLISQPYSQLLPVVQAPGTSIGNLKDSIRRQFGFPDDCIVCTGTTDSIAAFLAARATEPGKAVTSLGSTLAIKLLSTKRVDDARYGVYSHRLDDKWLVGGASNTGGAILRQLFSDEQLERLSREINPTVASPLDYYPLKSSGERFPIADPNLAPRLLPRPNSDVEYLHGILESIARIEGKGYKLLKEMGATEAEEVLTAGGGAKNDKWIKIRERVLGLPVSKAVHTEASYGASLLALKGAKQKRGL from the exons ATGGATTGGGTTAGCTCATGGAAAGCAACTCTCTTTTCCTTGCTTGAAGACATTCCCATTACTCTTCCTTCCCTCGTCTCTTCCATTTCCCTTGATGGGACTTCTGCAACTACTCTCATCTTAAACAG TGAGAGTGGAGAAGTTCTGTGTCAGCCTTTTCTCTACAACCAGAGCTGCCCTGATGCTCTGCCCGAGGTTAAGTCTATAGCGCCAGCGAACCACACTGTCTGCTCTGGCTCCTCCACCTTGTGCAAGCTCGTCTCTTGGTGGAATCTTAAGCTTCCCAACAGAGAATCAGCGGTATTGCTGCATCAGGCTGATTGGTTGCTGTGGTTACTTCATGGTAGACTTGGAGTGTCAGATTACAATAATGCCTTGAAG GTGGGCTATGATCCTGAGAGTGAATCATATCCATCATGGTTGATAAGTCAGCCTTATTCTCAGTTATTACCTGTGGTGCAAGCTCCTGGAACGTCAATAGGCAATCTGAAAGATAGCATTAGAAGGCAATTCG GATTTCCTGATGATTGCATTGTCTGCACCGGTACTACTGATAGCATAGCTGCATTTCTTGCAGCACGCGCAACTGAACCTGGGAAAGCT GTAACTTCATTGGGCTCGACCTTAGCCATCAAACTTCTGAGCACCAAAAGGGTGGATGATGCGAGGTATGGAGTCTACAGCCATCGCCTGGATGACAAATGGTTGGTAGGAGGAGCCTCCAACACTGGTGGAGCTATTCTCAGACAGCTATTCAGTGACGAACAGTTAGAGAGACTGAGCCGAGAAATCAATCCTACGGTTGCATCTCCTCTAGACTACTATCCTCTGAAAAGCAGCGGCGAAAGATTTCCTATAGCTGACCCTAACTTGGCTCCCAG ATTACTTCCGCGCCCAAATAGCGATGTTGAATACTTGCATGGTATCTTGGAATCAATCGCACGTATTGAG GGGAAAGGCTACAAGTTGTTGAAAGAGATGGGAGCAACGGAGGCGGAGGAAGTGTTGACAGCAGGAGGTGGAGCCAAGAACGACAAGTGGATAAAGATAAGGGAGCGAGTTCTTGGTTTGCCTGTGAGCAAAGCTGTCCACACGGAAGCTTCCTATGGAGCCTCTCTTCTTGCGTTGAAGGGTGCCAAACAGAAGAGGGGATTGTGA
- the LOC106365989 gene encoding protein DETOXIFICATION 46, chloroplastic: MQIQCKTVTFTVSSISSNPKLPFRSSVTLPPWKPTLPSFRSSKSLDLRCIRRNCSSPNQELVVGGVNGNGSIPEEEEVIELGVENAISVEVEEEEGKVDDIANQSIWGQMKEIVMFTGPAAGLWLCGPLMSLIDTAVIGQGSSLELAALGPATVVCDYLCYTFMFLSVATSNLVATSLARQDKDEVQHQISILLFIGLACGLMMMVFTRLFGSWALTAFTGAKNAEIVPAANTYVQIRGLAWPAVLIGWVAQSASLGMKDSWGPLKALAVASAINGVGDIVLCTFLGYGIAGAAWATMVSQVVAAYMMMDALNKKGYSAFSLSVPSPSELLMIFGLAAPVFITMMSKVLFYTLLVYFATSMGTSVIAAHQVMLQTYTMCTVWGEPLSQTAQSFMPELLFGINRNLPKARMLLKSLVIIGATLGIVVGTIGTAIPWLFPSIFTHDKAVTFQMHTVIIPYFLALFATPSTHSLEGTLLAGRDLRYISLTMTGCFAVAGLAVMLLSNGGFGLRGCWYALVGFQWARFSLALIRLLSRDGVLYSEDTSRYAEKVKAA, encoded by the exons ATGCAGATTCAATGCAAAACCGTAACTTTCACAGTTTCTTCGATTTCTTCTAACCCCAAGCTACCATTCCGATCTTCAGTCACTTTGCCGCCGTGGAAGCCTACACTCCCGAGTTTCAGGAGCTCAAAGTCTCTGGATTTGAGGTGTATTAGAAGAAACTGCTCAAGTCCGAATCAGGAGCTTGTTGTTGGTGGAGTCAATGGAAATGGGTCGAttccggaggaggaggaggtgatTGAGCTTGGAGTAGAGAATGCAATTTCTgtagaagtagaagaagaagaagggaaggtgGATGATATAGCGAATCAGAGTATTTGGGGGCAGATGAAAGAGATAGTCATGTTCACTGGACCTGCTGCTGGACTCTGGCTATGTGGTCCCTTGATGAGTCTCATTGACACTGCTGTGATTGGTCAGGGAAGCTCCCTTGAACTAGCTGCTTTAG GTCCTGCAACCGTCGTCTGTGATTATTTGTGTTATACTTTCATGTTCCTCTCCGTTGCCACTTCAAATCTTGTTGCCACCTCTCTCGCTCGTCAG GATAAAGATGAAGTACAACATCAGATATCCATCTTGCTTTTCATAGGCTTGGCTTGTGGACTCATGATGATGGTCTTCACAAGACTGTTTGGTTCCTGGGCACTAACTG CTTTTACAGGGGCAAAGAATGCTGAGATTGTCCCGGCTGCTAATACTTATGTTCAG ATTCGTGGTTTAGCATGGCCAGCTGTTCTCATTGGATGGGTTGCTCAAAGTGCAAG TCTTGGTATGAAAGACTCATGGGGACCTTTAAAGGCATTGGCAGTTGCTAGTGCAATAAACGGCGTTGGTGACATTGTCTTGTGCACCTTTCTTGGATACGGTATCGCAGGTGCAGCATGGGCAACTATGGTCTCACAA GTTGTTGCAGCTTATATGATGATGGACGCGTTGAACAAGAAAGGATACAGCGCTTTCTCACTCTCTGTTCCTTCTCCAAGCGAACTCTTGATGATCTTTGGGCTCGCTGCACCAGTGTTTATAACTATGATGTCAAAG GTTCTGTTCTATACGCTCCTTGTCTACTTTGCTACATCAATGGGTACAAGCGTCATAGCTGCTCATCAG gttaTGCTTCAGACATATACCATGTGTACGGTTTGGGGAGAGCCTCTCTCTCAAACTGCACAGTCCTTTATGCCTGAGTTGTTATTTGGAATCAACCGCAATTTGCCTAAA GCTAGAATGCTTCTGAAGTCACTGGTTATCATCGGCGCTACACTAGGAATAGTAGTGGGAACCATTGGCACAGCAATTCCTTGGCTGTTCCCTAGCATCTTTACACATGACAAGGCTGTCACGTTCCAG ATGCACACGGTCATAATACCATATTTTCTTGCTTTATTCGCCACTCCGAGTACTCACAGTCTTGAAGGCACATTGCTG GCTGGAAGAGATCTTAGATATATCAGCTTGACAATGACTGGATGCTTTGCCGTTGCTGGGCTTGCAGTTATG CTTCTGAGCAATGGAGGATTTGGGTTGAGAGGTTGCTGGTACGCTCTCGTGGGATTCCAATGG GCTCGGTTTTCTCTAGCCCTCATACGTCTTTTATCGCGGGACGGTGTGCTTTACTCGGAAGATACAAGCAGATATGCAGAGAAAGTGAAAGCTGCTTAG
- the LOC106365236 gene encoding B-box zinc finger protein 18 — MRILCDACESAAAIVFCAADEAALCCSCDEKVHMCNKLASRHVRVGLADPSNAPSCDICENAPAFFYCEIDGTSLCLQCDMVVHVGGKRTHRRFLLLRQRIEFPGDKPNHADDLGLRCQEANRQKVSSSGRGQESNGNGDHNMIDLNSNPQRVHEPGSNHQEQGIDVNSTNNHEPVGVVPVGTFKRE; from the exons atgcGTATTTTGTGCGATGCCTGTGAGAGCGCCGCCGCGATAGTCTTCTGCGCCGCCGACGAAGCTGCCCTCTGTTGCTCCTGCGACGAAAAA GTTCATATGTGCAACAAGCTAGCTAGCCGACATGTCCGTGTAGGTTTGGCTGATCCCAGCAATGCGCCAAGCTGTGACATATGCGAAAATGCACCTG CCTTCTTTTACTGTGAGATAGACGGTACTTCTCTTTGTCTACAATGCGACATGGTTGTTCATGTTGGCGGCAAGAGAACTCACAGGCGCTTTCTATTGCTAAGACAGAGGATTGAG tTTCCAGGTGATAAGCCTAACCACGCAGATGATCTGGGACTAAGGTGTCAGGAAGCAAACCGTCAAAAGGTCTCCTCATCAGGTCGAGGTCAAGAATCAAATGGGAATGGTGATCATAACATGATTGATCTCAACTCCAACCCTCAAAGAGTACATGAGCCTGGATCAAATCACCAA gAGCAAGGTATCGATGTAAATAGCACAAATAACCACGAGCCTGTAGGCGTTGTACCTGTTGGAACGTTTAAAAGAGAGTGA